One Ethanoligenens harbinense YUAN-3 genomic window carries:
- a CDS encoding B12-binding domain-containing radical SAM protein yields MNVVLAALNAQYVHMALAPWCLKAACADVCDVTVQEYTVNRDDRSILRGLMEARPDVLGFCTYLFNIEQVRALAADVRALLPETVIVFGGPEAGLDPDVFRACPAVDFVVRGEGETAFRALLLALRDGLDTHIPGVASRERDCPPAAEPDLGSLPSPYTDEMLAASAGRILYYEASRGCPFRCAYCLSSLGGGARFFPLDRVRAELARVLDSPARQVKFVDRTFNCRLSRAKEIVRAVLELAEENPAIAARHVHFEVAADLFDEELLDLFASAPPGLFQLEIGIQSFHAPTLAAVHRASDLARCAAAIAHLCAPRNVHVHTDLIAGLPLEDYMTFARSFDTLHALASHCIQLGFLKLLKGSEMRAVADCTPGYLYSEKPPYQVLQTPWLSFAELGRLEDTAFCVERLYNSGRFMLSLPYLIARFAGPFAFYEAFAGALRARGCFARPVAYPELCAELVRFAAGRFPGEADTLCALLRFDFYRSDNSGNPPRCLPREAPPHARALYAEKKGARVHFEAFPFDPPALVQTGETSGPVVYCFDYARRHPVTGLYTAARLEAAPQA; encoded by the coding sequence ATGAACGTGGTGCTGGCGGCGCTCAATGCACAGTATGTGCACATGGCGCTGGCCCCGTGGTGCCTGAAAGCCGCCTGTGCGGATGTCTGCGATGTCACGGTGCAGGAATACACCGTCAACCGGGACGACCGCTCCATTTTGCGTGGGCTGATGGAGGCGCGCCCGGACGTGCTGGGTTTCTGCACCTATCTGTTCAACATCGAGCAGGTGCGCGCCCTCGCGGCGGATGTCCGCGCGCTGTTGCCGGAGACGGTCATCGTGTTCGGCGGGCCGGAGGCGGGGCTTGACCCGGATGTCTTCCGCGCCTGCCCGGCCGTGGATTTTGTGGTGCGCGGGGAAGGAGAGACCGCATTCCGCGCGCTGCTGCTGGCGCTGCGCGACGGGCTGGATACGCACATCCCCGGCGTAGCGTCCAGAGAGCGGGACTGCCCACCGGCGGCGGAACCCGATTTGGGCAGCCTGCCCTCCCCCTACACCGACGAGATGCTGGCCGCGTCGGCGGGACGCATCTTATATTATGAAGCGTCGCGCGGGTGCCCGTTTCGCTGCGCCTACTGCCTGTCGTCGCTGGGCGGCGGTGCGCGCTTCTTCCCGCTGGACCGTGTGCGCGCGGAACTGGCGCGCGTGCTGGATTCCCCGGCCAGGCAGGTCAAATTTGTGGATCGCACATTCAACTGCCGCCTGTCCCGCGCCAAAGAGATCGTGCGCGCGGTGCTGGAACTGGCGGAAGAAAACCCGGCGATTGCCGCGCGGCATGTCCACTTCGAGGTGGCGGCCGACCTGTTCGATGAGGAACTGCTCGATCTGTTCGCATCCGCGCCGCCCGGCCTGTTCCAGCTTGAGATCGGCATCCAGAGCTTCCACGCACCCACGCTGGCCGCCGTGCACCGGGCCAGCGACCTTGCGCGCTGCGCCGCCGCCATCGCCCACCTGTGCGCGCCGCGGAACGTGCATGTTCACACCGATCTGATCGCGGGGCTGCCGCTTGAGGATTACATGACGTTTGCGCGCTCGTTCGATACCCTGCACGCGCTTGCGTCTCACTGTATCCAACTGGGGTTTCTGAAACTGCTCAAGGGCTCGGAGATGCGCGCCGTGGCCGACTGCACGCCCGGTTATCTTTACAGTGAAAAACCGCCGTATCAGGTGCTGCAGACACCGTGGCTGTCCTTCGCGGAGCTGGGGCGGCTGGAGGATACGGCGTTCTGCGTGGAGCGGCTCTACAACAGCGGCCGCTTCATGCTTTCCCTGCCGTATCTGATTGCCCGGTTCGCAGGGCCGTTCGCGTTTTATGAGGCGTTTGCCGGGGCGCTGCGGGCGCGCGGCTGTTTTGCCAGGCCGGTGGCCTACCCGGAGCTCTGTGCGGAACTGGTGCGGTTCGCCGCAGGGCGCTTCCCCGGCGAAGCCGATACGCTGTGCGCGCTGCTGCGGTTCGATTTTTACCGCAGTGACAATTCCGGCAACCCGCCGCGGTGCCTGCCGCGCGAAGCGCCGCCGCACGCACGCGCTCTTTACGCGGAGAAAAAGGGTGCGCGCGTGCATTTCGAAGCCTTTCCGTTCGACCCGCCGGCCCTTGTGCAGACCGGGGAGACGAGCGGCCCGGTTGTCTACTGTTTCGATTACGCGCGGCGTCATCCGGTCACGGGGCTGTATACGGCCGCGCGCCTGGAAGCCGCTCCGCAGGCGTGA
- a CDS encoding EAL domain-containing protein, whose product MLKNNLLQTLFQPIISLASGEIFGYEALTRGPEGPLRAPLTLFSEAKRYHRLAELDSLCRDNILRRAHEQKLGGMLFINIDPAAVFYHMETPSGLLRAKEEGYTENRIALEFTMTEDLCRFANFIDLVQGLKRSGYHIACDNTVPGNTAFLSLHNLHPDFIKIDLSRTDDAAAAIQQSVHTIVQLTHAQVIAVGVHTAEQLQALANSGILYAQGNFLAEPAEIGPRPREEAISLLRKFAARPETAQP is encoded by the coding sequence ATCCTGAAAAACAATCTTTTGCAGACGCTTTTCCAGCCGATTATTTCGCTGGCTTCCGGGGAGATTTTCGGCTATGAGGCATTGACACGCGGCCCCGAAGGCCCGCTGCGCGCGCCCCTCACCCTGTTCAGTGAAGCCAAGCGGTATCACCGTCTGGCCGAGCTGGACAGCCTTTGCCGGGACAATATTCTCCGCCGCGCACACGAACAGAAACTGGGCGGCATGCTGTTCATCAACATCGACCCCGCCGCCGTCTTTTACCATATGGAAACGCCGTCCGGCCTGCTGCGGGCCAAAGAGGAAGGCTATACCGAAAACCGCATTGCGCTGGAGTTCACGATGACGGAGGATCTGTGCCGGTTCGCAAATTTCATCGACCTAGTGCAGGGCCTGAAGCGGAGCGGCTACCATATTGCCTGCGACAACACCGTGCCGGGCAACACCGCGTTCCTCTCGCTGCATAACCTGCATCCGGATTTCATCAAGATCGACCTCTCCAGAACCGACGACGCGGCTGCAGCCATCCAGCAGAGTGTCCACACGATCGTACAGCTCACCCACGCGCAGGTCATCGCGGTGGGCGTGCATACGGCGGAACAACTGCAAGCCCTGGCGAACAGCGGCATCCTTTATGCGCAGGGCAATTTTCTGGCCGAGCCCGCAGAGATTGGGCCCCGGCCGCGGGAAGAAGCAATCTCCCTGTTGCGGAAATTTGCGGCCCGGCCCGAAACGGCACAGCCCTGA